One genomic window of Ruminococcus gauvreauii includes the following:
- the tyrS gene encoding tyrosine--tRNA ligase, which translates to MKIYEELKARGLIAQVTDEEEIRELVNNGKATFYIGFDPTADSLHVGHFMALCLMKRLQMAGNKPIALLGGGTGMIGDPSGRSDMRQMMTVETIQHNCDCFKQQMSRFIDFSEDRALMVNNADWLMDLNYVELLREVGPHFSVNRMLTAECYRQRMEKGLSFLEFNYMIMQSYDFYALYQKYGCNMQFGGDDQWSNMLGGTELIRRKLGKDAYAMTITLLMNSEGKKMGKTQSGAVWLDPNKTSPFDFYQYWRNVGDADVLKCLRMLTFLPIEQIDEMDRWEGSQLNQAKEILAYELTELVHGEEEAKKAQEGARALFSSGNAENMPVAELTEEDLTEGSIDVISMLVKAELVTSRSEGRRAIEQGGVSVDGEKITDIHHEIPKEVLAGDGVVLKRGKKKFKKVCLK; encoded by the coding sequence ATGAAGATTTATGAGGAACTTAAGGCGAGAGGACTGATCGCTCAGGTTACGGACGAGGAAGAGATCCGTGAGCTTGTGAATAATGGGAAGGCAACATTCTATATCGGATTTGATCCGACGGCGGACAGCCTGCATGTCGGACACTTTATGGCGTTGTGCCTGATGAAACGGCTGCAGATGGCGGGCAATAAGCCGATCGCGCTGCTCGGCGGAGGGACCGGCATGATCGGGGACCCGTCCGGCAGAAGTGACATGCGCCAGATGATGACGGTGGAGACGATTCAGCATAACTGTGACTGCTTTAAACAGCAGATGAGCCGCTTTATTGACTTTTCGGAGGACAGGGCGCTCATGGTCAACAATGCGGACTGGCTGATGGACCTGAACTATGTGGAGCTTCTGCGCGAAGTGGGACCGCATTTTTCCGTGAACCGTATGCTGACGGCAGAGTGTTACAGGCAGCGGATGGAAAAAGGCCTGAGCTTCCTGGAATTTAACTACATGATCATGCAGAGCTATGATTTCTACGCACTGTACCAGAAATACGGCTGTAACATGCAGTTCGGAGGCGATGATCAGTGGAGCAACATGCTTGGCGGTACGGAGCTAATCCGCAGAAAACTCGGAAAAGATGCGTATGCGATGACGATCACCCTGCTGATGAATTCCGAAGGAAAGAAGATGGGCAAGACACAGTCAGGTGCCGTATGGCTGGATCCGAACAAGACGTCACCATTTGATTTCTATCAGTACTGGAGAAACGTGGGGGATGCGGATGTGCTGAAATGTCTTCGCATGCTGACCTTCCTGCCGATCGAACAGATCGATGAGATGGACAGGTGGGAAGGCAGCCAGCTGAACCAGGCGAAAGAAATACTTGCCTATGAACTCACAGAACTGGTTCACGGAGAAGAAGAGGCGAAAAAAGCTCAGGAAGGCGCGAGGGCACTTTTTTCCAGCGGAAATGCTGAAAATATGCCGGTGGCCGAACTGACGGAGGAAGACTTAACGGAAGGCTCGATCGATGTGATCTCCATGCTGGTAAAAGCGGAGCTTGTCACAAGCCGTTCGGAGGGAAGGCGTGCCATTGAACAGGGCGGAGTCTCTGTGGACGGTGAAAAGATCACGGATATTCACCATGAGATACCAAAGGAAGTTCTCGCGGGTGACGGAGTCGTGCTTAAGCGGGGAAAGAAGAAATTCAAAAAAGTTTGCCTGAAATAG